From one Plasmodium knowlesi strain H genome assembly, chromosome: 11 genomic stretch:
- a CDS encoding 60S ribosomal protein L39, putative — protein MGSIKSFKLKQKLGKCRKKNRPVPHWYRLRKDTKIRYNTKRRHWRRTKLGL, from the exons GGATCCATTAAGAGCTTCAAACTAAAGCAGAAATTGGGAAAatgcaggaagaaaaatagacCAGTACCCCACTGGTACAGGCTGAGGAAGGACACAAAAATTAG ATATAACACGAAAAGAAGACATTGGAGACGAACAAAATTGGGACTTTAA